In Oncorhynchus tshawytscha isolate Ot180627B linkage group LG08, Otsh_v2.0, whole genome shotgun sequence, the genomic window TTGTTTTTGAGTGCTGTTAAGTTCTCAGGCACGGTACCTATGGGGTGTTTCTGCATGGTTGTGTTTGGTAGGTTTTGTGTGTGGACCCTAAGagcgtttcgctacactcgcaataacatctgctaaccatgtgtaagtgaccaataaaatgtgatttgatttgaagagaagTGTGGTCATGACCCTAGTGTTTGTATACTGCAACAGTGCTATCTTTTGGCCAGTGACACTAACTAcatactgtcatgacgttggcctctttgggtatagcaagcccatccccatccccctctccctgcgtccccctttcctccttcaactaggttgctgtggtcagagagacgtaATAAATTCCTGAgaatctcctcatggacacacagtatagagagagtacattttcatggagaacaaaggaattccttccacctcacagaactcgaggtacgaacaaatttcatgttccggagaaagtataaaagatcggtgaagaatccagctacgaactggtccgtttgtcacaacttggggaagctcatgggagaaggtgtggccacattaccataacgctgtttatataatagcctcagatatgaggctatttgttgtataagatgaatgtaTAAGATGAacgagtgaggatgatactgtttgtataattgtgtaatatgattttggactgtttaatgaagaaaaatacaattcccttttgatttgaaataaGAGGACCGctcctgagcccagttagggccagacatcctgggacagccctcttcGGCCCTTCTGAATAAAACCCCATTCGGGATTtgatcagcagaccgagcttacctcaattacgagatggctgaaggttgcagaccatgtttttctccattaggaagACAAAGGTTGTataccattgctgaatcttttaaccataccacatggttaaactcttagactatcgataccgacagaataagaacgaGTGTTTGATATTAATTATTAGTCTGCATCTAGGAATTcgggtatcattgaacgcgaagaacgacaactgccgaaacatccattctataacgaatgtcactgtgaacaatcccctctaaccacaactgagagagagagggagagacggacaattctacaaaagaaatgaacttttcaccagcgatcaagactggaattattgattattgattgcaattgttcccaaatgagtgttcatgtgcaaaggattagcatttcaattgttataattatcactctgtagtgacttgttagtcgacccccacttcccttttgtctaacaagccaccatgctggtttagcccactagggcacattctcctatcatcacatttaccttgtttgtttgtgcatttctgtggattttttttttttttttaactaggcaagtcagttaagaaccaattcttattttcaatgacagcctaggaacagtgggttaactgcctgttcaggggcagaacaacagatttgtaccccacagctcggggatttgaacttgcaaccttttggttactagtccaacaatctaaccactaggctaccctgccgccccaggtgattacttagttagtaataaataaatgatttaagacaattgatgtatggatgactcatagtgaagactgggtttgtgcagaaatctgaatatttttccttggtgcccagacttcctagtaattacggttacatgattaatcagtctaatcgcgtaataacaaattacagagaatctttgataaaactatcagtcttcagttaatgatagtaaagacacgacaatacACTTGATCATTCTCATTAAAACGTAGGAGTATATTACatgtataatataaatatattatatgtataATATTGTATGTTGATATGTAAATAACGTTGGAAGAGTATTATGGCTGGTATGGATTGCATAAATGCTCTGCTGGTGTAAAtctactgatgtaaaaagggtgTTTGATTGATCTGCTCACCTTCTCTGTGCCTGGCATTGTGTTGGGGACCATTGAAGGAGGTTTACTGGAGCTGGGTCTGTTGGTAGAGAAGATATGCTAGTACAACATGTTGGGAGAATTGACTCCATCTTCATCTCATTAGTCCAAAGTGAATTATTCTCTTTGAAGTCTCACTCTGAATTTACTGAAGGAACATGAACCGGTAAAAACAACATTATTTTAATTGTTTTCATCAAGACTGTCTTTCAATAGAAAACCAAGAAGGGGAAGAAGCACCTTCAGACTGTTGAGTTACAGCCAAGGGGTTAATGGGAATGGAGAGGTCTGGGTTAGGCTACCTATAGTCTGGTGGCTTTGGGCCCTTTAGTTGAGGTGGCTTCACTATGGCGGGCTGGGGAGAGCTGAATGGACTGCACTCTCCTGGACACCGTGGGTAGTCACCAAACAGACAAGAAAATCAGAAGTTAGGCAAAACATTGCATTCTCAACCTGCTAGTCAACAGTAGCCATAATTGTGGCAATCTGTCCGTACCGTAGTTTACATTTCTTTGTCTTTGCAAAGCAACTTTAGTATATAGCATAAGGGGTTCTCAACACATTGACAATGCCTTTCTAATTGCCCCTTGGGGATTCATATTTCATTGAATTGAAAAGACTTGACCTGAATAAACAGACTAGGAGGCTAAATCAACAGGACAACAGACAGTTGGCATAGTTACTTGTAGGAGTTGTTTTGGTGTTTGTGTGATGTTGTTTCTTGGTGGGAGCGGGCTGTCCAGGCTTCTTGCTTCGGTCGACCATGGGGACAGAAGGGCCTgttggggatgggggaggaagaTGTGTCTCAAACGAACCACTAATAAGCATTCAAAGAAGTGATCTGGTGATGTTGCTTTAATTTAACTAAGGTATGGAAAACCATCGAATTAGATTAGGCCAAGACAGCTCTAGTCATTTCAATTCTATGGTTttacctaccttagttgaatgccaCCTCATAGAATGCACTGATTGTCCCATTAGGtaggagtgtctgctaaatgactcaaatgtcatcTGTCCTGATTTTCTGGCCTCATCATACATCTGTGAGCTTAATCTACCTCTAAACCAGGGTTTCCCCAACTCGGTCCTGggccccccctgggtgcacgttttggtttttgccctagcactacacggctaattcaaataaccaactcatcagcAAATTTTTATTATTTGAGTCAGCGGTGTAGTACTAGggtaaaaaacaaaacgtgcacctgggGGTCCCAGGACCACATTTGGGAAACTCTGCTCTAAACCACTAGCCTCCTGTTCCTTATTTTTCATGGTGCTGATCACAACAGAATAGTCCCGCTCTTTACAATATCAACACAAGCAGCTAACAGACAGACCGGATGATCTCTGGTAACATGGTCAGAGTTACTTACGTTTACCTGCAGCTTTGAATGGCCTCTGAGGGGAGGGGTCTAGTCTGGATGTGGGAGGTCTGGCCAgctagagggagcgagagaaagagagtgaggggaagagagtgacagagagcagGCGAGAGTTGGAATATTAATTAACAATGATTGATctcagaaagagaggaggatggtaacACGAAAGAAAGAGCGGATGAAAAGGTTAAAGGTTAGTGGTATGAAAAGATGGGGGCTGTAAAGAAGACAGGATGAAAACAGTGATTGTGTAATGAAGACTATGATGAAGAAGACACTTACTGTGTTATGGCTGGTGGCCAGAGCCTGACGACCAGGGCGCTGGGGTGGTCTCGGAATCCTTCCAGTAGGAAGAGTTCCTGACGGACCTCCACGCACggaatctacacacacacacacacacacacacacacacacacacacacacacacacacacacacacacacacacacacacacacacacacacacacacacacacacacacacacacacacacagcagagctatagtacctacagtatgtatttACTAAAGACAGTCAGTAATGGTTAATTGTACATCTTCTGTACCTATATAGTCACTGTTCCCTAGGGGCTTAGGGAGATTGAGGAGGCGGGGGATCTCCTCTGTAGCTGAGGGAGGAGGCTCATAGTCACCAtcactcccctcttcctcctctccccctgcaggTGGCAGGCGGTCAGACAAGGCACAGATATAACTGTCGTCCTCATCAGGGTTCTCATAGTCATTATCACTCATATCCTGAcagaccaggagaggagaggaaatgtggtgaggggagaggaggggaggagaggtgggtaaTTACAGGTTGGTGATTAGTGATATGGTTTTGGACAAGGGTCTTCTGTTGATGATGTTAAGTTACATTTCTACATTGTGTGGATGGATGTGTGGCTTGGTAGCAATGTCATGTCAAAGTGAGAGTGTTTTACAATACACGATACACTCACAAACGTTTCTGATTCCCAGGCTTCATCTTCCTCTTGTACAAAATCTACAGAGAGAAAACCAATCATACAatgaggagagggtgggagacgTTTCTCCTGAGATATAGTAGCTGTGGTTCTGGAGCCGTGGTACTGTACAGTTCTGTTTACCTTGTTGATGTCTCTTAGGTTCCCTTGATCTGGTGAAGACATGAGGAACATGGCTGTGAAGTGTttctctactgtcctgtcataCAGCAGAGATGAGTTCTGGAAATGTATGCTAGGCTAGTAGATTAGCATTTCTCACCTCTGACtgaaccccctctcctcttcactcctgTTGATCTCACTACAGATCTCAGTGATGACTCTAGAGAATATATTGAAATCATTGAGTAACACAATGTTATCAAATTCAGTACTTTCTCTCGCCCATCTCAGCCCTCAGCTTCcttgtttcctctctctcacgctctctctctggcacatgggcacacacccaccaccatgctgtcttgctctctctctcacacacacacacacccaccaccatgctgtcttgctctctctctcacacacacacacacacacacacacacacacacacacacacacacacacacacacacacacacacacacacacacacacacacacacacacacacacacacacacacacacacccaccaccatgctgtcttgctctctctctctctctctcacacacacacacacacacacacacacacacacacacacacacacacacacacacacacacacacacacacacacacacacacacacacacacacacacacacccaccaccatgctgtcttgctctctctctctctctcacacacacacacacacacacacacacacacacacacacacacacacacacacacacacacacacacacacacacacacacacacacacacaccatcatgctgtcttgctctctctcacacacacacacacacacacacacacacacacacacacacacacaccccaccaccatgctgtcttgctctctctctctcacacacacacacacacacacacatcatgctgtcttgctctctctctctcacacacacacacacaccatcatgctGACTCGCtcgctctcacactcacacacacaccatcatgctGACTCGCtcgctctcacactcactcactcactcagacactcacacacacactcacactcacacaccatcatgctcgctcgctctcacacacacacacacacacactcacacacacacacacacacacacacacacacacacacacacacacacacacacacacacacatcatgctgtcttgctctctctctctcacacacacacacacccatcatgcTGACTCGCtcgctctcacactcacacacacaccatcatgctGACTCGCtcgctctcacactcactcactcacacactcacacactcacacacacactcacactcacacaccatcatgctcgctcgctctcacacacacacacacacacacacacacacacacacacacacacacacacacacacacacacacacacacacacacacacacaccatcatgctgtcttgctctctctctctctctgccttttcatTAGAAGATTCGACAGGTTATTTCCAGCTACACGTCCTCACATAGACCACATATGGTAACCACATCGTGGTTATTAAAAGCCCCTGACATGTACAGCACTacaacagccacacacacaccatgtccaaACCAACTGTATTTGAATGTGGGTGTCCATTTCCACTTTCTGTAACAGCCAGAATAAATGGTCTCAGTAAAAGATTTTCAAGGAGGtttgtgtgtggtagaggagacTGATTAAGACTTGCTTAAGGGACCAGAGTTGCTTCACAAGGGTTACTTTGTCTGTTTATGAAGTGAAATAGTTTTGACTTTAGACTTACGGAATATGAATGGTGGGAAACTTCTGAAGGTCGCCATCTTTCATCTTCTGTAATGATACAGTGACAGCATAGATCATTAAATAAAATGAAGTAAACATCTTAGTTGTATCACAGTATACAAgagcagctgcacacacacacacacacacacacacacacacacacacacacacacacacacacacacacacacacacacacacacacacacacacacacacacacacacacacacacacacttaccagaAAGCGTGCTCCGTTCATGCTAGTCTTCATCACCACTTTGTCACAGCTGGACAGCCTCAGCTGAGAATGTCACAACACACCAGAGATGTCACACACCAGGACAGAGGTCACGCTCACTTTCTTGATCCAGGATCTAGATCAGCAGTCCTACTGATTTGAGGTTAGAGCTTTGGGACAGTAACCGataggttgctggattgaatcccctagttgacaaggtaaaattatgttgttctgcccctgagaaggcagttaacccactgttccccggtaggccgtcattgtaaataagaatatgttcttaagtgacttgcctagttaccagttttttccaactgcttacacacaacatcttttcatgtcacacgatttctgaaacctctcactcaaagtgcaaaactacacaccaaatatccaaaaccataagctatttctcagcctttgactcagttgtcaattgcataaaacacttttttcaaaacactacacacaattctctacctaaaacaaaaatctaacaggaagtgacttgctttccttttccaaacacaaccaatcaaaatgctataATTATTcaccagatcacacacacactcctcacatgtgcaaacactaatagcttaactgatcacttaccaatcactgctttactgtagtataggcctataaataggtcaaaggtcagattacctgttttgaacaatggatgccaacaatggacagagagcaag contains:
- the lcp2b gene encoding lymphocyte cytosolic protein 2, whose product is MSFDSVPSRSEVMGWNARSLADYMKRLRLSSCDKVVMKTSMNGARFLKMKDGDLQKFPTIHIPVITEICSEINRSEEERGFSQRSREPKRHQQDFVQEEDEAWESETFDMSDNDYENPDEDDSYICALSDRLPPAGGEEEEGSDGDYEPPPSATEEIPRLLNLPKPLGNSDYIDSVRGGPSGTLPTGRIPRPPQRPGRQALATSHNTLARPPTSRLDPSPQRPFKAAGKRPSVPMVDRSKKPGQPAPTKKQHHTNTKTTPTRECSPFSSPQPAIVKPPQLKGPKPPDYRPSSSKPPSMVPNTMPGTEKDIDPEWYGGLVTRGQAEASLRWVNKDGAFLVRDSSTGSSEQPYTLMVLNQGKVYNIQIRHQGNTYHLGTGLMGSESFPGVEEMIEHHTYTPLLLIDMENGTGAQSQCCLLHPAPL